From a single Georhizobium profundi genomic region:
- a CDS encoding efflux RND transporter periplasmic adaptor subunit translates to MTEALAFPSHMPRAGDTVGMRGWAMLLFAASLLAAPMALAQEPPQTPQVRAPAISTVEAREGEIATTATVTGTLVAREEVIVGVDVEGFKIVEVLAEVGDTVKAGQVLARLDAATIDILLAQNTSQLARAEAGIAQARASIAQAEAAKLEADSALERAQSLTGSGVTAQQTLDQRIAAASSAEAQLNSARQGLELAIADKALVEAQRREIDLNMTKTEIKAPTDGLVLSRSARIGAVASPSAEPLFRLAEEGDVELSADVTETSLASLSTGMVVHVTPAGFSQPVEGEVRLISPQIDAASRLGEMRVSLEANPALRPGAFARGVVEVASSNGVIIPLSALVVIDGEATVQAVVDGRIETRTVTTGLRTADRVEVLTGLEAGDVIVRRAGSFVRDGDAVTAVAQAESGDQ, encoded by the coding sequence ATGACCGAAGCCTTGGCTTTTCCTTCGCACATGCCACGTGCGGGTGACACGGTGGGGATGCGCGGGTGGGCGATGCTCCTGTTCGCGGCGTCGCTTTTGGCTGCGCCCATGGCGCTGGCCCAAGAGCCGCCTCAGACCCCACAGGTGCGCGCCCCTGCCATTTCCACCGTCGAGGCACGCGAAGGTGAGATCGCGACGACTGCCACGGTCACGGGAACACTGGTTGCCCGCGAGGAAGTCATCGTCGGCGTCGACGTCGAAGGCTTCAAGATCGTAGAGGTGCTTGCTGAGGTCGGAGACACGGTCAAAGCAGGGCAGGTGCTGGCGCGCCTCGATGCAGCGACTATCGATATCCTGCTCGCCCAGAACACATCGCAATTGGCCAGGGCGGAAGCCGGTATCGCGCAGGCGCGTGCAAGCATCGCTCAGGCGGAAGCAGCCAAGCTCGAAGCCGACTCCGCGCTTGAACGGGCGCAGAGCTTGACGGGCAGCGGCGTGACCGCCCAGCAGACACTTGATCAGCGGATCGCCGCGGCAAGTTCGGCGGAAGCGCAGCTGAATTCGGCGCGCCAGGGCCTTGAGCTTGCCATTGCCGACAAGGCGCTCGTTGAAGCGCAGCGCCGCGAAATCGATCTGAACATGACCAAGACCGAGATCAAGGCGCCGACCGACGGTCTGGTTCTGTCGCGCTCGGCCCGGATCGGCGCGGTCGCTTCGCCTTCAGCCGAGCCGCTTTTCCGGCTTGCCGAGGAGGGCGATGTGGAATTGAGCGCGGATGTCACGGAAACGAGCCTTGCGTCGCTTTCAACCGGCATGGTGGTTCATGTGACCCCGGCGGGCTTTTCGCAGCCGGTGGAGGGCGAAGTTCGACTGATCTCCCCGCAAATCGATGCGGCAAGCCGGCTTGGCGAGATGCGGGTTTCACTCGAAGCCAATCCCGCGCTTCGGCCCGGCGCCTTCGCACGCGGCGTCGTCGAGGTGGCGAGTTCCAATGGCGTCATCATTCCTTTGTCCGCGCTCGTCGTGATCGATGGCGAGGCCACCGTGCAGGCAGTGGTCGATGGTCGCATCGAGACCCGAACCGTGACGACGGGCCTGCGGACGGCTGACCGCGTCGAAGTATTGACGGGTCTGGAGGCGGGCGACGTGATCGTCAGGCGGGCCGGTTCCTTCGTGCGCGACGGCGATGCCGTGACAGCTGTGGCTCAGGCCGAGAGCGGGGACCAATAG
- a CDS encoding Dps family protein, which produces MSKAQKALDPKPREENVNFGLDDKARETIAQNLSAILADTYALLVKTHIYHWNVVGPLFHSIHEMTEVQYNDLFKATDEIAERIRALGYRAPVVGNKGHDIVIELGAESKTAHEMIEDLISEHESTIRKMREAAEAAEEADDFVSHDMLVGRMTIHEKTVWMLRALVTD; this is translated from the coding sequence GTGAGCAAAGCACAGAAGGCGCTGGATCCCAAGCCGCGCGAAGAAAACGTCAATTTCGGTCTCGACGACAAGGCGCGCGAGACGATTGCGCAGAACTTGTCGGCCATCCTGGCGGACACCTATGCGCTTCTGGTCAAGACGCACATCTATCACTGGAATGTCGTGGGGCCGTTGTTCCACTCGATCCACGAGATGACCGAGGTGCAGTACAACGATCTCTTCAAGGCGACGGACGAAATCGCCGAGCGCATTCGTGCTCTGGGCTACCGCGCGCCTGTCGTCGGCAACAAGGGGCACGATATCGTCATCGAGCTCGGCGCCGAGAGCAAGACGGCGCATGAGATGATCGAAGATCTTATCTCCGAGCATGAGAGCACCATTCGCAAGATGCGCGAAGCTGCGGAAGCCGCCGAAGAGGCTGACGACTTCGTCTCACACGACATGCTCGTCGGCCGCATGACCATTCACGAAAAGACTGTCTGGATGCTGCGGGCGCTCGTTACCGACTAA
- a CDS encoding CopD family protein yields MMVWLKFLHIATIAIWSAGLVSLPGLYVQRAHARDDDTLYRLQGMVRFAYVALISPAAFVAIATGTALILVQETFEPWFHLKLLLVALLVVVHVLTGLVIIRLFREGETYSSWRAVVVTILTVIVATAIIGVVLLKPDLGDQLLPDILSEPGALGDMFQPFIDRYL; encoded by the coding sequence ATGATGGTATGGCTGAAATTCCTTCACATCGCGACGATTGCGATCTGGAGCGCCGGGCTCGTTAGCCTGCCGGGGCTCTACGTCCAGCGCGCCCATGCACGCGATGACGACACGCTTTATCGCCTGCAGGGCATGGTCAGGTTCGCCTACGTGGCCCTGATCTCACCGGCCGCCTTCGTCGCGATCGCGACCGGCACGGCGCTCATCCTCGTGCAGGAGACCTTCGAGCCGTGGTTCCATCTGAAGCTCTTGCTGGTCGCGCTGCTCGTGGTCGTCCACGTGCTGACGGGTCTCGTCATCATCCGGCTGTTCCGGGAAGGCGAGACCTATTCGAGCTGGCGGGCTGTCGTCGTCACGATCCTCACAGTGATCGTCGCGACTGCGATCATTGGCGTGGTGCTGCTGAAGCCGGATCTCGGAGATCAACTCCTGCCTGACATCCTGTCGGAGCCTGGCGCCCTTGGCGACATGTTCCAGCCATTCATTGATCGCTATTTATGA
- a CDS encoding efflux RND transporter permease subunit, whose translation MNWNISAWSIRNPVPSILLFVVLVVLGWVSFLNLPITRFPNIDVPVISVVITESGAAPAELETQVTKLVEDSVAGIAGIDDIQSTVTDGQSVTSAIFRLEVDTDQALNDVKDAVAEIRADLPRTIDEPIISRVNVENQSIVTYAASAPGMTPEELSWLVDDAVIRELQGLPGVGQVDRMGGVTREIHVELDPDRLLSLGITATEVNAQLRATNVNLPGGRGDFGGQEQTIRTLASADSIETLAQTSIALSGGRTVRLGDIGTISDSWEEPRSFASLDGNPVVSFSIYRAKGASDTSVADAAAAKVAELAALYPDVTFSKIDDSVTYTYGNFESAMHTLVEGAALAVIVVFLFLRDWRATLVAAVTLPLAAIPTFWALDMMGFSLNLVSLLAITLVTGILVDDAIVEIENIVRHMRMGKSPYRAAMEAADEIGLAVIAITLTIIAVFAPVSFMGGVAGQYFKQFGLTVAVAVFFSLLVARLITPMMAAYFMKNHGDEDEREGWLLRGYTRFLRATLRFRFVTLAVGVGLFAASVWSIGFLPTGFIPREDSSRVVTSVELPPGSTLDDTRETTNAIAASLKEIPEVASVMVVGGSSPTGTLEVRRASIITNLVRKGERERTQFAVEEDMAARMAQVPDIRFFNVNERGERELSVGVLGQDGAAVAEAARMLEEEMRDAPMFSNPSAMSAFDRPEIRITPRLDQAADLGIAPELISQTIRVATIGDAGANLAKFNLPNRQIPIKVQLSDMARNDLATIQAMRIPTGSGGTVPLTAVADVSYGQGASTIDRFDRERLVKVGTGMAAGYEIGQGTEWIMASEAVKNFPAGVRIQETGDAEIQAEVFAGFATAMGAGIMMVLCVLILLFGSFFLPITILASLPLSIGGVVLALQLTNNAVSMPVVIGILMLMGIVTKNSIMLVDFAVEQEKHGMPQIDAIVDAGRKRARPIIMTTLAMAAGMVPAALGTGEGGEFRAPMAIAVIGGLLVSTLLSLIFIPSFYTLMDDLTHQASRLAGWILKPNAPDEPDLPTGGHGGRDEGTERDDRKRYPMPIAAE comes from the coding sequence ATGAACTGGAACATCTCCGCCTGGTCGATCCGCAACCCGGTTCCGTCCATTCTTCTCTTCGTCGTGCTGGTGGTGCTTGGTTGGGTCTCATTCCTGAACCTACCCATCACGCGCTTTCCGAACATCGACGTGCCGGTCATCTCCGTCGTCATCACCGAGTCCGGTGCTGCGCCGGCGGAGCTCGAAACGCAGGTTACGAAGCTCGTCGAGGACAGCGTTGCCGGCATCGCCGGGATCGACGACATCCAGTCGACGGTCACTGACGGTCAGTCCGTCACCTCTGCGATCTTTCGGCTCGAGGTCGATACCGACCAGGCGCTGAACGACGTCAAGGATGCGGTCGCCGAGATCCGAGCCGACCTGCCGCGCACGATCGACGAACCGATCATCAGCCGCGTCAACGTCGAGAACCAGTCGATCGTCACCTATGCGGCGTCCGCGCCGGGCATGACGCCTGAAGAACTTTCCTGGCTCGTCGATGATGCGGTGATCCGCGAGTTGCAGGGCCTGCCGGGTGTCGGCCAGGTTGACCGCATGGGCGGCGTGACGCGCGAAATCCACGTCGAGCTCGATCCCGATCGCCTTTTGTCGCTCGGCATCACCGCGACCGAGGTCAATGCGCAGCTGCGCGCGACCAACGTCAACCTGCCGGGTGGACGCGGTGATTTCGGTGGCCAGGAACAAACGATCCGAACGCTTGCCTCAGCCGATTCCATCGAGACGCTCGCCCAGACGAGCATCGCGCTTTCCGGCGGCCGAACGGTGCGTCTCGGAGACATTGGAACGATCTCGGACAGCTGGGAGGAGCCGCGCTCCTTCGCTTCGCTCGATGGCAACCCGGTCGTGTCCTTTTCCATCTATCGCGCAAAGGGCGCGAGCGACACATCGGTGGCCGATGCCGCTGCTGCCAAGGTGGCGGAACTTGCCGCGCTTTATCCGGACGTGACCTTCTCGAAGATCGACGACAGCGTCACCTACACCTATGGCAACTTCGAGTCCGCGATGCACACCCTGGTCGAAGGGGCGGCCCTCGCGGTCATCGTGGTGTTCCTCTTCCTGCGGGACTGGCGGGCGACGCTGGTTGCGGCCGTGACCCTGCCGCTGGCGGCCATTCCCACTTTTTGGGCGCTGGACATGATGGGCTTTTCGCTCAATCTCGTCAGCCTGCTCGCCATCACGCTCGTGACCGGTATTCTCGTCGACGATGCAATCGTGGAAATCGAGAACATCGTCCGGCACATGCGCATGGGCAAATCGCCCTATCGTGCGGCGATGGAGGCGGCCGACGAAATCGGGCTTGCCGTCATCGCGATCACGCTCACCATCATCGCGGTTTTTGCGCCGGTTTCCTTCATGGGCGGCGTCGCAGGCCAGTACTTCAAGCAGTTTGGCCTCACTGTTGCCGTGGCCGTCTTCTTCTCGCTGCTTGTCGCGCGTCTCATCACGCCGATGATGGCGGCGTATTTCATGAAGAACCATGGGGACGAAGACGAGCGCGAAGGCTGGTTGCTGCGGGGCTATACGCGCTTCTTGCGCGCGACGCTGCGCTTCCGTTTCGTGACGCTGGCTGTCGGCGTCGGGCTATTTGCAGCTTCGGTCTGGAGCATCGGCTTTCTGCCGACCGGCTTCATTCCGCGCGAAGATTCCTCGCGTGTCGTGACGTCGGTCGAGCTGCCGCCGGGCTCCACGCTGGACGACACCCGCGAGACCACCAACGCGATCGCCGCCAGCCTCAAGGAGATTCCCGAAGTGGCTTCGGTCATGGTCGTTGGCGGCTCCAGTCCCACCGGAACGCTCGAAGTGCGCCGCGCGTCGATCATCACCAATCTTGTGCGCAAGGGTGAGCGCGAGCGTACGCAGTTTGCCGTCGAAGAAGACATGGCCGCCCGCATGGCGCAGGTGCCCGACATTCGCTTCTTCAACGTCAATGAGCGTGGCGAACGCGAATTGTCGGTCGGCGTTCTCGGCCAGGATGGCGCTGCGGTCGCGGAAGCAGCGCGCATGCTCGAGGAAGAGATGCGCGACGCGCCGATGTTCTCCAACCCCTCGGCGATGTCGGCATTCGATCGGCCTGAAATCCGCATCACGCCACGGCTCGACCAGGCGGCCGATCTCGGTATCGCGCCCGAGCTGATCTCGCAGACGATCCGTGTCGCCACCATCGGCGATGCGGGTGCCAATCTCGCCAAGTTCAACCTGCCGAACCGCCAGATCCCGATCAAGGTCCAGCTGAGCGACATGGCGCGCAACGATCTGGCGACCATTCAGGCCATGCGCATCCCGACGGGCAGTGGCGGCACCGTTCCGCTGACGGCGGTCGCCGATGTCAGCTACGGTCAAGGCGCGTCGACGATCGACCGCTTCGACCGCGAGCGGCTCGTCAAGGTCGGGACGGGCATGGCTGCCGGCTACGAGATCGGGCAGGGCACGGAATGGATCATGGCCAGCGAGGCGGTCAAGAACTTCCCCGCGGGCGTTCGCATCCAGGAAACGGGTGACGCGGAGATCCAGGCGGAGGTGTTCGCGGGCTTCGCCACAGCCATGGGTGCCGGCATCATGATGGTGCTGTGCGTGCTGATCCTGCTGTTCGGCTCGTTCTTCCTGCCGATTACCATCCTGGCGTCCCTGCCGCTGTCGATCGGCGGCGTGGTGCTCGCGCTTCAGCTGACAAACAATGCCGTCTCCATGCCGGTCGTCATCGGTATCCTCATGCTGATGGGCATCGTGACGAAGAACTCGATCATGCTGGTCGATTTCGCCGTCGAGCAGGAAAAGCACGGCATGCCGCAGATCGATGCCATCGTCGATGCAGGCCGCAAGCGCGCGCGGCCGATCATCATGACAACACTCGCCATGGCTGCCGGCATGGTGCCGGCGGCACTCGGCACGGGCGAGGGCGGTGAGTTCCGGGCGCCCATGGCCATTGCGGTCATCGGCGGACTGCTCGTCTCGACGCTCCTGTCGCTGATCTTCATTCCGTCCTTCTACACCCTGATGGACGACCTGACGCACCAGGCCTCGCGCCTGGCCGGCTGGATCCTCAAGCCCAACGCGCCGGATGAGCCTGATCTTCCGACGGGCGGTCATGGCGGCCGGGACGAGGGGACTGAGCGGGACGATCGTAAGCGGTATCCCATGCCGATCGCGGCTGAGTGA
- a CDS encoding cytochrome c oxidase assembly protein, whose amino-acid sequence MNSEVYCGPSPTPGTLWQSWNFDPYLLGALFVTTGLLIANSRNAATRHGRLYAVAASATLFIAFVSPLCALSSALFSARIFHHVMLIAIAAPLIALALPMRRPRNSGLLSAAFLVHTIFVWIWHAPAPYAFALSSHWIYWAMEMTLLGSAIFLWQLIFAARRAHCLPALAALFGSIVQMGMLGALLTFARTPLYGHHIATTEAFGLSPLADQQLAGILMWVPAALPYLLVALIFSSSLVQERLAASTGHDRG is encoded by the coding sequence ATGAATTCAGAGGTCTATTGCGGCCCGAGCCCCACGCCGGGCACGCTCTGGCAGAGCTGGAACTTCGACCCGTACCTCCTGGGCGCTTTGTTCGTCACGACTGGCCTTCTCATCGCAAATTCCCGCAATGCAGCCACGCGGCACGGCCGGCTCTACGCAGTGGCTGCCTCTGCCACACTGTTCATCGCGTTCGTCTCGCCGCTCTGCGCGCTGAGCTCCGCGCTCTTCTCGGCGCGCATCTTCCACCATGTGATGCTGATTGCGATCGCCGCCCCCCTGATCGCGCTCGCTTTGCCGATGCGCCGGCCGCGCAACTCCGGGCTGCTGTCGGCAGCGTTTCTCGTTCACACGATCTTCGTCTGGATCTGGCATGCACCGGCGCCCTACGCGTTCGCGCTGTCGTCCCACTGGATCTATTGGGCCATGGAGATGACGCTGCTCGGTTCCGCCATCTTCCTGTGGCAGCTGATCTTTGCAGCGCGCCGCGCGCATTGTCTGCCGGCCCTGGCCGCGCTTTTCGGCTCGATCGTTCAGATGGGCATGCTGGGAGCGCTGCTGACCTTTGCCCGCACGCCGCTTTATGGCCACCACATTGCGACGACAGAGGCGTTCGGCCTGTCGCCCCTGGCAGACCAGCAGCTGGCGGGCATCCTCATGTGGGTACCGGCTGCCCTGCCTTACCTCCTGGTCGCCCTGATCTTCTCGTCATCGCTGGTCCAGGAGCGCCTCGCCGCATCCACCGGGCATGACCGAGGATGA
- a CDS encoding TetR/AcrR family transcriptional regulator, producing the protein MNISVLLKAADTPETAQDCRRRHIMEAAERCFARSGFHKTSMQEICAEAAMSPGALYRYFKSKEAIIEAICLDERQRCHGTLEPLLVEGDFTEAFVDMAMAYFEQMRRPGATPMMLEVFAEGLRNGAVGRNFLENEAMVREHISDFVKRAADRGDIDATVDHDAAIGMMMALGEGIVMRSAIDPALEPERIRAMLAAMIDAVFGRGKRR; encoded by the coding sequence ATGAATATTTCAGTGCTTCTCAAAGCGGCCGATACGCCGGAAACCGCCCAGGACTGCCGCCGGCGCCATATCATGGAAGCCGCCGAGCGCTGTTTCGCGCGATCCGGCTTTCACAAGACTTCGATGCAGGAGATCTGCGCGGAGGCGGCGATGAGCCCCGGCGCGCTCTATCGCTACTTCAAATCCAAGGAAGCAATCATCGAGGCCATTTGTCTCGATGAGCGGCAGCGCTGCCATGGCACGCTGGAGCCGCTTCTCGTGGAGGGCGATTTTACCGAAGCCTTCGTCGACATGGCCATGGCCTATTTCGAGCAGATGCGCCGGCCCGGTGCCACGCCCATGATGCTCGAAGTTTTTGCGGAGGGCCTGCGCAATGGCGCGGTTGGTCGAAACTTCCTCGAAAACGAGGCGATGGTGCGCGAGCACATCAGCGATTTCGTCAAACGGGCAGCGGATCGCGGTGACATCGATGCGACTGTCGACCATGATGCGGCGATCGGGATGATGATGGCGCTCGGTGAAGGCATCGTCATGCGTTCGGCGATCGATCCGGCGCTTGAGCCGGAGCGTATTCGCGCGATGCTGGCTGCGATGATCGATGCAGTGTTCGGGCGCGGAAAGCGCCGTTGA
- a CDS encoding TRAP transporter substrate-binding protein, translating into MKRRNFLTASAFATASVPLAAPSIARAQDTFTWQMTNAYGPGSPFYVEGPGSPTDFCAKVERMSGGRLRIQHFAAGELIPALEGFDAVSSGTVQMNAANSYFWAGRVPAAQYFTTVPFGLNFQGQNAWLYHGGGMELWDELYEPLGVKALPMGNTGVQMTGWFREPIETVEDFRGLVMRIPGLAGRVYATLGVDVRLLPGGEIFPALERGVIDAAEFVGPYQDRRLGLQNAAKYYYTTGWHEPCNVTELLINRAAWDSLPDDLKAIVEAAAMACNIESHTWCEATNAEALADLVENEGVIADTLPEAVVEALREATMAVLEEGAAADPSVRKVHDAFMAFKAQHDQWSGVSERPFHNMAG; encoded by the coding sequence ATGAAACGCCGCAACTTTCTGACAGCATCCGCGTTCGCTACGGCCAGCGTTCCACTGGCCGCGCCGTCGATCGCGAGGGCCCAGGACACATTCACCTGGCAGATGACGAATGCCTATGGGCCTGGCTCGCCATTCTACGTGGAAGGTCCGGGTAGCCCGACGGATTTCTGTGCCAAGGTCGAGCGCATGTCGGGTGGCCGGTTGCGGATCCAGCATTTTGCTGCGGGCGAACTGATCCCTGCATTGGAAGGTTTCGACGCCGTCTCATCCGGCACAGTGCAGATGAACGCGGCAAACTCCTATTTCTGGGCCGGGCGCGTGCCTGCCGCTCAATATTTCACCACGGTTCCGTTCGGCCTCAACTTCCAGGGCCAGAACGCCTGGCTCTATCATGGCGGCGGCATGGAGCTCTGGGACGAACTCTACGAGCCGCTGGGCGTCAAGGCGCTGCCCATGGGCAATACCGGCGTTCAGATGACCGGCTGGTTCCGCGAGCCGATCGAGACCGTCGAAGATTTCCGCGGCCTGGTCATGCGCATTCCGGGTCTTGCAGGACGCGTCTATGCGACGCTCGGCGTCGATGTCCGACTGCTACCGGGCGGTGAAATCTTCCCGGCACTCGAACGCGGCGTCATCGACGCGGCCGAATTCGTCGGTCCGTACCAGGATCGTCGCCTCGGCCTGCAGAACGCGGCGAAATATTACTACACCACCGGCTGGCACGAGCCGTGCAACGTCACGGAGCTTCTGATCAATCGGGCAGCCTGGGATTCGCTGCCGGACGATCTGAAGGCGATCGTCGAAGCGGCCGCCATGGCTTGCAACATCGAAAGCCACACCTGGTGCGAAGCCACCAACGCGGAAGCGCTGGCCGACCTCGTCGAAAACGAAGGTGTCATTGCCGACACGCTGCCGGAAGCTGTCGTCGAGGCACTGCGCGAAGCCACCATGGCCGTGCTGGAAGAGGGTGCCGCCGCCGATCCGAGCGTTCGCAAGGTCCACGACGCATTCATGGCGTTCAAGGCCCAGCACGACCAATGGTCAGGTGTTTCCGAGCGGCCGTTCCACAATATGGCCGGCTGA
- a CDS encoding catalase — MADTKKRSARRSDTTTVHDLTLQRGNGGELHQVAEEGQPVLTTAHGVPVADDQNTLKYGERGPALIEDFHFREKMFHFDHERIPERVVHARGYGAHGYFETYDSLAEFTRADIFQRAGEKTPAFVRFSTVAGSKGSFDLARDVRGFAVKLYTKEGNWDLVGNNIPVFFIQDPIKFPDVVHSVKPEPDRGFPQAQSAHDNFWDFISLTPESMHMIMWIMSDRTIPRSFRFMEGFGVHTFRLLNENDESTFVKFIWKPKLGLQSVVWNEAVKINGADPDFHRRDLWDAIQAGDFPEWELCVQLFDQDFADSFDFDVLDPTKLIPEEVIKPIPVGRLVLDRMPDNFFAETEQVAFMTQNVPPGIDFSNDPLLQGRNFSYLDTQLKRLGSTNFTHLPINAPKCPMHNFQQDGHMAMRNPVGRANYQPNSWGEGPREDPKRGHRSYRDEVEGPKVRLRAESFADHYSQARQFYSSQTAVEQKHIAMALTFELSKVETLAIRERMVAHLLNIDEALATMVAENLGIREMPEAADAAVSPRDDLEPSAALSIIQNGPESFEGRKLGVLVSDGCDADLVEALRSALAEEGANIEIVAPKVGGVEASDGSFIEGDQMIDGGPSVLYDAVAIIVSPEGAEKLVKEATARDFVADAFAHCKFIAFVEDARPLLDKAAIEIDEGVVQIESAEDISGFIEMCGKLRLWAREPKVKL, encoded by the coding sequence ATGGCCGATACGAAGAAGCGGAGCGCGCGCCGATCCGATACGACGACCGTGCATGATCTGACACTGCAGCGAGGCAATGGCGGCGAACTCCACCAGGTGGCAGAGGAAGGCCAGCCAGTCCTGACAACGGCGCATGGCGTGCCGGTGGCCGACGACCAGAACACGTTGAAATACGGCGAGCGCGGTCCTGCCTTGATCGAGGACTTTCATTTTCGCGAGAAAATGTTTCATTTCGACCACGAGCGCATTCCCGAGCGCGTCGTGCATGCGCGTGGCTACGGTGCCCACGGCTATTTCGAAACTTACGATTCACTTGCGGAATTCACCCGCGCCGACATTTTTCAGCGCGCCGGCGAAAAGACGCCAGCTTTCGTTCGGTTCTCCACCGTCGCAGGATCGAAAGGCTCGTTCGACCTGGCACGCGACGTGCGCGGTTTTGCGGTCAAGCTCTATACCAAGGAAGGCAATTGGGATCTCGTCGGCAACAATATTCCGGTGTTTTTCATCCAGGATCCGATCAAGTTTCCCGACGTCGTCCACTCGGTAAAGCCTGAACCCGATCGCGGCTTTCCGCAGGCCCAGTCGGCACACGACAATTTCTGGGACTTCATATCGCTGACGCCGGAATCGATGCACATGATCATGTGGATCATGTCGGACCGGACGATCCCGCGCTCCTTCCGGTTCATGGAAGGCTTCGGCGTCCACACATTCCGGTTGTTGAACGAGAACGACGAGTCCACCTTCGTCAAGTTCATCTGGAAGCCGAAGCTCGGGCTTCAATCCGTGGTTTGGAACGAGGCCGTGAAGATCAACGGCGCCGACCCCGACTTCCACCGCCGCGATCTCTGGGACGCCATCCAGGCCGGCGACTTTCCGGAATGGGAGCTCTGCGTCCAGCTGTTCGACCAGGACTTTGCCGACAGCTTCGACTTCGATGTGCTCGATCCGACTAAGCTGATACCGGAAGAGGTTATCAAGCCGATCCCCGTTGGTCGCCTCGTGCTTGATCGCATGCCGGACAATTTCTTCGCGGAGACCGAGCAGGTCGCGTTCATGACCCAGAACGTCCCGCCCGGCATCGATTTCTCGAACGATCCGCTGCTTCAGGGCCGCAATTTTTCCTATTTGGATACGCAGCTGAAGCGGTTGGGCTCCACCAACTTCACGCATTTGCCGATCAATGCGCCTAAGTGCCCGATGCACAATTTCCAGCAGGACGGGCACATGGCGATGCGCAATCCCGTCGGGAGAGCGAACTACCAGCCCAATTCGTGGGGAGAGGGTCCGCGCGAAGATCCCAAACGCGGTCATCGATCCTATCGCGACGAGGTCGAGGGCCCCAAGGTCCGGCTGCGCGCCGAAAGCTTTGCCGACCACTATAGTCAGGCGCGGCAATTCTATAGCAGCCAGACAGCTGTCGAGCAGAAGCACATCGCGATGGCTTTGACATTCGAGCTTTCCAAGGTCGAGACGTTGGCAATCCGAGAACGGATGGTTGCGCATCTGCTCAACATCGACGAGGCGCTGGCGACGATGGTGGCCGAAAATCTCGGCATTCGTGAAATGCCGGAAGCGGCTGACGCCGCCGTCTCCCCGCGCGACGATCTGGAGCCATCGGCGGCCCTGTCGATCATCCAGAATGGGCCCGAAAGCTTCGAGGGACGCAAGCTCGGCGTGCTGGTCAGCGACGGTTGCGACGCCGATCTGGTGGAAGCCCTGCGCTCGGCTCTGGCCGAGGAAGGTGCAAACATCGAGATCGTCGCTCCGAAGGTCGGCGGCGTGGAAGCCTCCGACGGGTCTTTCATCGAAGGCGACCAGATGATCGATGGCGGCCCTTCGGTTCTCTACGATGCCGTCGCCATCATCGTCAGCCCGGAAGGTGCGGAAAAACTAGTGAAGGAAGCCACCGCGCGCGATTTCGTCGCCGATGCTTTCGCGCACTGCAAGTTCATCGCCTTCGTCGAGGACGCCCGCCCGTTGTTGGACAAAGCAGCGATCGAAATCGATGAGGGCGTGGTCCAAATCGAGAGCGCCGAAGACATTTCGGGCTTCATCGAGATGTGCGGCAAGCTGCGGCTTTGGGCACGCGAACCCAAAGTAAAGCTGTAG
- a CDS encoding DUF2231 domain-containing protein has protein sequence MSETENLESPVIQKVAESKIDSAIAVAGHPIHAMSVHFPIALVFATLGADVFYWWSGDEFWVRASVWSSGFAFATGVAAGLVGTAELLFVRGIRIRVASWTHAVAAMTLIAIMGTNWGMRLADDAMILPHGLLLSVLAGIMAGMAGWHGGKLVFDHGVGLVINSDQ, from the coding sequence ATGAGCGAAACGGAAAATCTCGAAAGCCCGGTGATCCAGAAGGTCGCCGAAAGCAAGATCGATTCCGCCATCGCCGTTGCCGGTCACCCGATCCATGCCATGAGTGTCCATTTTCCCATCGCGCTGGTCTTCGCCACGCTCGGTGCCGATGTGTTCTACTGGTGGAGCGGTGATGAGTTCTGGGTCAGGGCATCGGTCTGGTCGTCGGGTTTTGCCTTCGCCACGGGCGTCGCGGCCGGTCTGGTGGGCACAGCCGAACTGCTGTTCGTGCGCGGCATTCGCATTCGCGTGGCAAGCTGGACCCATGCGGTGGCGGCGATGACCCTGATCGCGATCATGGGCACCAATTGGGGCATGCGGCTTGCCGATGACGCCATGATCCTGCCGCACGGACTTCTGCTGTCGGTCCTCGCGGGCATCATGGCCGGAATGGCCGGATGGCACGGTGGCAAGCTTGTGTTCGATCATGGTGTCGGACTGGTCATAAATAGCGATCAATGA